A region of Ahaetulla prasina isolate Xishuangbanna chromosome 12, ASM2864084v1, whole genome shotgun sequence DNA encodes the following proteins:
- the PDCD5 gene encoding programmed cell death protein 5 isoform X2: MADEELEALRKQRLAELQAKHGDPSSEIAQQESKQREAEMRNNILAQVLDQAARARLSNLALVKPEKAKAVENYLIQMARFGQLGGKQELCVPYYQVLLPSQYFFCSCPDFLDIRTRVDRNT, encoded by the exons ATGGCGGACGAGGAGCTGGAGGCGCTGCGCAAGCAGAGGCTGGCCGAGCTGCAGGCCAAGCACGGG GATCCTTCCAGTGAAATTGCACAACAAGAATCTAAACAGAG GGAAGCTGAAATGCGAAATAATATTTTGGCTCAGGTTTTGGATCAAGCAGCACGTGCCAGAT TAAGCAATTTAGCACTTGTAAAGCCAGAAAAGGCAAAGGCGGTTGAAAATTACCTTATACAGATGGCAAGATTTGGACAGCTAGGTGGAAAA CAAGAGCTCTGTGTACCATACTACCAAGTACTACTACCAAGTCAATATTTTTTCTGTTCCTGTCCTGACTTCTTAGATATCAGAACAAGGGTTGATAGAAATACTTGA
- the PDCD5 gene encoding programmed cell death protein 5 isoform X1 has product MADEELEALRKQRLAELQAKHGDPSSEIAQQESKQREAEMRNNILAQVLDQAARARLSNLALVKPEKAKAVENYLIQMARFGQLGGKISEQGLIEILEKVSQQTDKKTTVTFNRRKVLDSDEED; this is encoded by the exons ATGGCGGACGAGGAGCTGGAGGCGCTGCGCAAGCAGAGGCTGGCCGAGCTGCAGGCCAAGCACGGG GATCCTTCCAGTGAAATTGCACAACAAGAATCTAAACAGAG GGAAGCTGAAATGCGAAATAATATTTTGGCTCAGGTTTTGGATCAAGCAGCACGTGCCAGAT TAAGCAATTTAGCACTTGTAAAGCCAGAAAAGGCAAAGGCGGTTGAAAATTACCTTATACAGATGGCAAGATTTGGACAGCTAGGTGGAAAA ATATCAGAACAAGGGTTGATAGAAATACTTGAAAAAGTGAGTCAGCAAACGGACAAAAAAACAACAGTAACG TTCAATAGAAGAAAAGTGTTGGATTCTGATGAGGAAGATTAA